From one Rhizobium rosettiformans genomic stretch:
- the glpK gene encoding glycerol kinase GlpK, giving the protein MSGYILAIDQGTTSTRSMIFDHEMHIVGVAQQEFTQHFPDSGWVEHDADEIWQTVLATIEKAVAAAKIKIGDVTAIGITNQRETVVVWDRETGQPVHRAIVWQDRRTARYCDELKHKGLEPLFTEKTGLLLDPYFSGTKLSWLLKNVDGLKARAEKGEICFGTVDSWLIYKLTGGKVHATDATNASRTLIYDIGENRFDDELLSILKIPSAMLPEVKDCADDFGITDAAVVGAEIPILGVAGDQQAAVIGNACFEPGMMKSTYGTGCFALLNTGPDRVASSNRLLTTIAYRLNGETTYALEGSIFIAGAAVQWLRDQMGFVKVASETDALASKADPHQRVYLVPAFTGLGAPHWDADARGAIFGLTRGTGPAEFARAVLESVAYQTHDLLEAMKKDWNGSASKTVLRVDGGMVASDWTMQRLADILAAPVDRPVVLETTVLGAAWLAGSRAGLWPDQKGFAATWKRDRRFEPGMDVTDREAAIAGWQDSVSRCLTTR; this is encoded by the coding sequence ATGAGCGGTTACATTCTGGCCATCGACCAAGGAACGACCTCGACGCGCTCGATGATCTTCGATCACGAGATGCATATCGTCGGCGTCGCCCAGCAGGAGTTCACCCAGCATTTCCCGGATTCCGGCTGGGTCGAGCATGATGCGGACGAGATCTGGCAGACTGTGCTTGCCACCATCGAAAAGGCGGTTGCCGCCGCCAAGATCAAGATCGGCGATGTGACCGCGATCGGCATCACCAACCAGCGCGAAACCGTCGTCGTCTGGGACCGAGAGACCGGTCAGCCGGTACACCGTGCCATCGTCTGGCAGGACCGCCGCACGGCCCGTTACTGTGATGAACTCAAGCATAAGGGCCTGGAACCACTCTTCACCGAGAAGACCGGCCTGCTGCTCGACCCCTATTTTTCCGGCACCAAGCTCTCCTGGCTCCTGAAGAACGTTGATGGCCTGAAGGCCCGCGCCGAAAAGGGCGAGATCTGCTTCGGCACGGTCGATAGTTGGCTTATCTACAAACTGACCGGTGGCAAGGTCCATGCGACCGACGCGACCAATGCCTCTCGCACGTTGATCTATGACATCGGCGAAAACCGCTTCGACGATGAACTCCTCTCGATCCTGAAAATCCCGAGCGCCATGCTGCCGGAGGTCAAGGATTGTGCCGACGACTTCGGAATCACGGATGCGGCCGTAGTCGGCGCCGAAATCCCGATCCTCGGCGTTGCCGGCGACCAGCAGGCTGCCGTCATCGGCAATGCCTGCTTCGAGCCCGGCATGATGAAATCGACCTATGGCACGGGCTGCTTCGCGCTTCTCAACACCGGACCGGACCGCGTCGCCTCATCGAACCGGTTGCTAACCACCATCGCCTATCGCTTGAATGGCGAGACAACCTACGCCCTCGAAGGCTCGATCTTCATCGCCGGTGCCGCCGTCCAGTGGCTGCGCGACCAGATGGGCTTCGTAAAGGTCGCCTCGGAAACGGACGCGCTCGCCAGCAAGGCCGATCCGCATCAGCGCGTCTACCTCGTGCCGGCCTTCACCGGTCTTGGAGCGCCGCATTGGGATGCCGATGCCCGCGGCGCGATCTTCGGCCTGACGCGTGGCACAGGCCCGGCCGAATTCGCTCGTGCCGTGCTCGAAAGCGTCGCCTACCAGACCCATGACCTCCTGGAGGCGATGAAGAAAGATTGGAACGGCAGCGCGTCGAAGACGGTGCTCCGCGTCGATGGCGGCATGGTGGCGTCGGACTGGACGATGCAACGCCTCGCCGACATCCTGGCAGCCCCCGTCGATCGTCCTGTCGTGCTGGAAACAACGGTTCTCGGAGCCGCCTGGCTTGCCGGCTCCCGCGCCGGCCTCTGGCCTGACCAGAAGGGCTTTGCCGCGACCTGGAAGCGCGATCGTCGCTTCGAGCCAGGCATGGATGTGACCGACAGGGAAGCAGCCATCGCCGGCTGGCAGGACAGCGTTTCTCGCTGCCTGACCACGCGCTAG
- a CDS encoding DUF2177 family protein: MPYVIAYISTAVVFFAIDYLWLTRIAIGFYREHIGALLLATPNFAAAGIFYLFYVVGLVYFAVMPAVSAGSLLTALFNGALLGLLAYGTYDMTNLATLKGWSLQVSLVDMAWGAFLSATACAAGYLAVSRFTQ; this comes from the coding sequence ATGCCTTACGTGATTGCCTATATCTCTACGGCCGTTGTGTTTTTCGCCATCGACTATCTCTGGCTGACGCGGATTGCGATCGGCTTCTATCGCGAGCATATCGGCGCCCTTCTTCTGGCAACCCCAAACTTTGCGGCCGCCGGGATTTTCTATCTCTTCTACGTGGTCGGACTTGTCTATTTTGCGGTCATGCCGGCCGTGTCTGCCGGCAGCCTCTTGACAGCATTGTTCAACGGGGCGCTCCTTGGGCTTCTGGCCTATGGCACCTATGACATGACCAATCTCGCCACGCTGAAGGGCTGGTCGCTGCAGGTCAGCCTCGTTGACATGGCCTGGGGTGCATTTCTCTCGGCAACCGCTTGCGCTGCAGGTTATCTCGCCGTTTCGCGCTTTACGCAGTGA
- a CDS encoding ABC transporter ATP-binding protein translates to MARINLDHIRHAYSPAARAAGDYALKEVHHEWDDGGAYALLGPSGCGKTTLLNIISGLLHPSDGRIEFDGVDVTNLPTAARNIAQVFQFPVVYDTMTVYDNLAFPLRNRHVPEDQVNKRVNEILDMIDLQPMARKQAQGLTADQKQKISLGRGLVRSDVNAILFDEPLTVIDPHMKWVLRSQLKRLHRQSGFTMVYVTHDQTEALTFADKVVVMYDGQIVQIGTPAELFERPSHTFVGYFIGSPGMNVMPAKVSGATAVIGDQTINLPGAPKLSGQSKIELGVRPEFIRLGREGMPVSIAKVEDIGRQKIVRARFADQSLSIVVSEDADIPADPRITFVPEGLGIFADSWRVGMEG, encoded by the coding sequence ATGGCACGCATCAATCTCGACCACATCCGCCACGCCTACTCCCCCGCTGCCCGTGCGGCCGGAGATTATGCTTTGAAGGAAGTCCATCACGAATGGGACGATGGCGGCGCCTATGCGCTGCTTGGGCCCTCGGGCTGCGGCAAGACCACCCTGCTCAACATCATCTCGGGCCTACTGCACCCGTCCGACGGCCGCATCGAGTTCGACGGCGTCGACGTCACCAACCTGCCGACGGCCGCCCGCAACATTGCCCAGGTCTTCCAGTTCCCGGTCGTCTACGACACGATGACCGTCTACGACAATCTGGCCTTTCCACTGCGCAACCGCCATGTCCCGGAAGATCAGGTGAACAAGCGGGTCAACGAGATCCTCGACATGATCGACCTGCAGCCCATGGCCCGCAAGCAGGCGCAGGGCCTGACGGCAGACCAGAAGCAGAAGATCTCGCTCGGTCGCGGCCTCGTCCGCTCCGACGTCAATGCGATCCTCTTCGACGAGCCGCTGACCGTGATCGATCCGCATATGAAGTGGGTCTTGCGCTCGCAGCTCAAGCGCCTGCACCGCCAGTCCGGTTTCACCATGGTCTATGTCACCCATGACCAGACCGAAGCGCTCACCTTCGCCGACAAGGTCGTGGTCATGTATGACGGCCAGATCGTGCAGATCGGGACGCCCGCCGAACTCTTCGAGCGTCCCAGCCACACCTTCGTCGGCTATTTCATCGGCTCCCCGGGCATGAATGTCATGCCGGCCAAGGTGAGCGGCGCAACCGCCGTGATCGGCGACCAGACGATCAACCTGCCGGGCGCCCCGAAGCTTTCGGGCCAGAGCAAGATCGAGCTCGGTGTCCGCCCCGAATTCATCCGCCTCGGGCGGGAAGGCATGCCGGTCTCTATCGCCAAGGTCGAGGACATCGGTCGCCAGAAGATCGTGCGCGCCCGCTTTGCCGATCAGTCGCTGTCGATCGTCGTGTCCGAAGATGCAGACATTCCCGCCGATCCCCGCATCACATTCGTCCCCGAAGGTCTCGGCATTTTTGCCGATTCCTGGCGCGTAGGCATGGAGGGCTGA
- a CDS encoding ABC transporter substrate-binding protein: protein MRKHLLTTTAAMLLAMTGAAFADMEAAKKFLDAEVGDMSALDRAGQEAEMQWFIDAAKPFAGMEIKVVSETITTHEYESKVLAPAFTAITGIKITHDLIGEGDVVEKLQTQMQSGENIYDAYINDSDLIGTHWRYQQVRNLTDWMANEGKDVTSPTLDIEDFIGKSFTTAPDGKLYQLPTQQFANLYFFRYDWFNDEKNKADFKEKYGYDLGVPVNWSAYEDIAEFFTGREIDGKKVFGHMDYGKKDPSLGWRFTDAWLSMAGNGDKGIPNGLPVDEWGIKVDENSRPVGSCVARGGDTNGPASVYAIEKYLEWMKKYAPPAAQGMTFSESGPVPSQGEIAQQMFTYTAFTADFVKEGLPVVNEDGTPKWRFAPSPHGVYWKDGMKLGYQDAGSWTLMKSTPEDRAKAAWLYAQFVTSKTIDVKKSHVGLTFIRQSTLDHASFTERAPKLGGLVEFYRSPARLQWSPTGTNVPDYPKLAQLWWQAIGDASSGAKTAQEAMDSLCAEQEKVLERLERAGVQGDIGPKLAEEKTLEEWNADAVAKGNIAPQLKIENEKEQPMTVNYDELVKSWQ from the coding sequence ATGCGAAAGCACCTTTTGACGACGACGGCCGCCATGCTTCTGGCTATGACGGGCGCAGCCTTCGCCGACATGGAAGCGGCGAAGAAGTTCCTGGACGCCGAAGTCGGCGACATGTCGGCACTCGACCGTGCCGGCCAGGAAGCCGAAATGCAGTGGTTCATCGATGCCGCGAAGCCGTTCGCCGGCATGGAGATCAAGGTCGTTTCTGAGACCATCACCACGCATGAATATGAATCGAAGGTCCTCGCTCCGGCCTTCACCGCCATCACCGGCATCAAGATCACCCATGACCTGATCGGTGAAGGTGACGTCGTCGAAAAGCTGCAGACGCAGATGCAGTCGGGCGAAAACATTTATGACGCCTACATCAACGACTCTGACCTGATCGGCACCCACTGGCGTTATCAGCAGGTTCGCAACCTGACCGACTGGATGGCGAACGAAGGCAAGGACGTCACCAGCCCGACCCTCGACATTGAAGACTTCATCGGCAAGTCCTTCACGACCGCTCCGGATGGCAAGCTCTACCAGCTGCCGACCCAGCAGTTCGCCAACCTCTACTTCTTCCGCTACGACTGGTTCAACGACGAGAAGAACAAGGCCGACTTCAAGGAAAAATACGGCTACGACCTCGGGGTTCCGGTCAACTGGTCGGCCTATGAAGACATCGCCGAATTCTTCACCGGTCGCGAAATCGACGGCAAGAAGGTCTTCGGCCATATGGACTACGGCAAGAAGGACCCGTCGCTCGGCTGGCGCTTCACCGATGCCTGGCTCTCCATGGCCGGCAACGGCGACAAGGGCATCCCGAACGGCCTTCCGGTCGACGAATGGGGCATCAAGGTCGACGAAAACTCCCGCCCGGTCGGCTCCTGCGTCGCCCGCGGCGGTGACACCAACGGTCCGGCCTCCGTCTACGCCATCGAGAAATATCTCGAATGGATGAAGAAGTATGCCCCTCCGGCTGCTCAGGGCATGACCTTCTCGGAATCCGGTCCGGTACCGTCTCAGGGTGAAATCGCCCAGCAGATGTTCACCTACACCGCCTTCACCGCCGACTTCGTCAAGGAAGGCCTGCCGGTCGTTAACGAGGACGGCACGCCGAAGTGGCGCTTCGCTCCGAGCCCGCATGGCGTCTACTGGAAGGACGGCATGAAGCTCGGCTATCAGGACGCCGGTTCCTGGACGCTGATGAAGTCCACCCCGGAAGATCGTGCCAAGGCCGCCTGGCTCTACGCACAGTTCGTCACCTCGAAGACCATCGACGTGAAGAAGAGCCATGTCGGTCTCACCTTCATCCGTCAGTCGACCCTGGATCACGCCTCCTTCACAGAGCGCGCTCCGAAGCTTGGCGGTCTGGTCGAATTCTACCGCTCGCCGGCTCGTCTGCAGTGGTCGCCGACCGGCACCAACGTTCCTGACTATCCGAAGCTGGCTCAGCTCTGGTGGCAGGCGATCGGTGACGCTTCTTCGGGCGCCAAGACTGCCCAGGAAGCCATGGACTCGCTCTGCGCCGAGCAGGAAAAGGTGCTCGAGCGTCTCGAACGCGCTGGCGTCCAGGGCGATATCGGTCCGAAGCTCGCCGAGGAAAAGACCCTCGAAGAGTGGAATGCCGATGCTGTTGCCAAGGGCAATATCGCCCCGCAGCTGAAGATCGAGAACGAAAAAGAACAGCCGATGACGGTCAACTACGACGAGCTCGTCAAGAGCTGGCAGTAA
- a CDS encoding ABC transporter ATP-binding protein gives MLELRKVSKLAGGGYHIHPTDLTLQRGTLNVLLGPTLSGKTSLMRLMAGLDKPTSGTVHFDGRDVTGVPVQKRNVAMVYQQFINYPALTVYENIASPMRVAGKDAATIDREVRKAADLLRLTPYLDRTPLNLSGGQQQRTALARAIVKNATLVLLDEPLANLDYKLREELREELPKIFAESGAIFVYATTEPSEALLLGGNTATLSEGRITQFGQTIDVYRRPLDLLAAKTFADPPLNTIALVKRGASFELNGQPVLAVPGHLASIADGPVTVAFHPHHLLLAALPGALPMRSRTLVSEIAGSESFIHVEYGAARWVCLAHGIHDIDPDREIDVFIDTRHLMAFGADGKALGAPAEMAA, from the coding sequence ATGTTGGAACTGCGTAAAGTCTCGAAACTGGCGGGAGGTGGATATCACATCCACCCGACCGACCTGACGTTGCAGCGGGGTACGCTCAATGTCCTGCTCGGGCCCACTCTTTCGGGCAAGACGTCCCTGATGCGCCTGATGGCAGGCCTCGATAAGCCGACTTCGGGCACCGTTCACTTCGATGGTCGGGATGTCACGGGCGTGCCGGTCCAGAAGCGCAATGTCGCGATGGTCTACCAGCAGTTCATCAACTATCCGGCTTTGACGGTCTACGAAAACATCGCCTCGCCGATGCGGGTTGCGGGCAAGGATGCGGCCACCATCGATCGCGAGGTCCGCAAGGCGGCCGACCTCTTGCGCCTGACGCCCTATCTCGATCGCACCCCGCTGAACCTGTCCGGTGGACAGCAGCAGCGCACGGCGCTCGCTCGCGCTATCGTCAAGAATGCGACCCTTGTCCTGCTCGACGAGCCGCTTGCCAACCTCGACTACAAGCTGCGCGAGGAACTGCGCGAAGAACTCCCGAAGATCTTCGCCGAATCCGGCGCAATTTTCGTCTACGCGACAACCGAACCCTCGGAAGCTCTGCTGCTCGGCGGCAATACCGCGACGCTGTCCGAAGGTCGGATCACCCAGTTCGGTCAGACGATCGACGTCTATCGCCGCCCATTGGACCTCCTGGCCGCCAAAACTTTCGCCGATCCGCCGCTCAACACCATCGCGCTGGTCAAGCGGGGCGCAAGCTTCGAACTGAACGGCCAGCCAGTTCTGGCGGTGCCTGGCCATCTGGCATCGATCGCGGACGGCCCCGTCACGGTCGCCTTCCACCCGCATCACCTGTTGCTTGCCGCCCTGCCGGGCGCCCTGCCGATGCGCTCGCGGACGCTGGTTTCCGAAATCGCAGGCTCGGAGAGCTTCATCCATGTCGAATACGGCGCGGCCCGCTGGGTGTGCCTGGCCCATGGCATCCACGACATCGATCCCGATCGCGAGATCGATGTCTTCATCGACACCCGCCACCTGATGGCGTTCGGCGCCGACGGCAAGGCGCTCGGCGCGCCGGCCGAAATGGCCGCGTGA
- a CDS encoding ligase-associated DNA damage response exonuclease, whose translation MIKPDLLLHPTPGGLYCPPGDFFVDPVRPVDRALITHGHSDHARSGHTHVLATRQTLDIMAIRYGEDFCGTSQSATFGETISVNGVTVRFHPAGHVLGSAQIEIEAQGTRIVVSGDYKRGADPTCASFEPVPCDVFITEATFGLPVFHHPDPRLEIQKLLTSLQQFPERSHLIGAYALGKAQRVISLIRRGGYDKPIYIHGSMARLCDYYTEQGVELGELRPATTEDKKSGAFKGAVVIGPPSAFNDRWARRFEDPLAIFASGWMMVRQRAKQRGVELPLVISDHCDWPELLDTIREVGPQEVWVTHGREEALVRWCELEGIKARPLHLVGYEDEGD comes from the coding sequence ATGATCAAGCCGGACCTTCTTCTCCATCCAACACCGGGCGGGCTTTATTGTCCGCCGGGTGATTTTTTTGTCGATCCGGTGCGGCCTGTCGATAGGGCGCTGATCACCCACGGACATTCTGACCACGCCCGCTCCGGCCACACACACGTTCTCGCCACGCGCCAGACCCTCGACATCATGGCGATACGCTACGGCGAGGACTTTTGCGGCACATCACAGAGTGCGACTTTCGGAGAGACGATATCGGTCAATGGCGTGACCGTTCGCTTTCACCCAGCCGGCCATGTGTTGGGCTCCGCGCAGATCGAGATCGAAGCGCAGGGCACACGCATAGTCGTTTCCGGCGACTACAAGCGTGGCGCGGATCCGACCTGCGCGAGTTTCGAGCCGGTGCCCTGCGACGTGTTCATTACCGAAGCGACCTTCGGCCTGCCGGTGTTCCACCATCCAGACCCACGCCTCGAGATCCAGAAGCTGCTGACCTCTCTGCAGCAATTTCCGGAACGCAGCCACCTGATCGGGGCTTATGCGCTTGGCAAGGCACAACGCGTGATTTCACTCATTCGGCGCGGCGGTTACGACAAGCCGATCTACATCCACGGCTCGATGGCGCGGCTCTGCGACTATTACACCGAACAGGGCGTGGAACTCGGCGAGCTTCGCCCGGCGACGACCGAGGACAAGAAGTCCGGCGCTTTCAAGGGCGCCGTGGTGATCGGCCCGCCCTCGGCCTTCAACGACCGCTGGGCTCGGCGCTTCGAGGATCCCCTCGCCATCTTCGCATCCGGCTGGATGATGGTGCGCCAGAGAGCCAAACAGCGCGGCGTGGAACTGCCGCTCGTCATCTCCGACCACTGCGACTGGCCGGAACTGCTGGATACGATCCGCGAGGTCGGCCCTCAGGAGGTCTGGGTTACCCATGGCCGGGAGGAGGCGCTGGTGCGTTGGTGCGAGCTTGAGGGTATCAAGGCGCGACCGCTGCACCTTGTCGGCTACGAAGACGAGGGAGACTGA
- a CDS encoding carbohydrate ABC transporter permease — MEKTWNNKAWFMVVPVLVLVAFSAVIPLMTVVNYSVQDTFGNNQFFWAGTDWFADILSSDRFWNALGRNLIFSMIILAIQVPLGIFIALNMPKTGLGVPVCLVLMALPLLIPWNVVGTIWQVFGRVDIGLLGYSLNALGFDYNYTQNPMHAWVTIIVMDVWHWTSLVVLLCYAGLVSIPDAYYQAAKIDGASRWSVFRFIQLPKMKRVLLIAVLLRFMDSFMIYTEPFVLTGGGPGNSTTFLSIDLVKMAVGQFDLGPAAAMSIIYFLIILALSWVFYTVMTNSDAKG, encoded by the coding sequence ATGGAAAAAACCTGGAACAACAAGGCCTGGTTCATGGTCGTCCCGGTCCTGGTGCTGGTGGCCTTTTCGGCCGTCATCCCGCTGATGACCGTCGTCAACTATTCCGTCCAGGATACCTTCGGTAACAACCAGTTCTTCTGGGCCGGCACCGACTGGTTTGCCGACATCCTGTCGTCCGACCGTTTCTGGAACGCACTCGGCCGCAACCTGATCTTCTCCATGATCATTCTGGCGATCCAGGTGCCACTTGGCATCTTCATCGCGCTCAACATGCCGAAAACGGGATTGGGGGTTCCTGTCTGCCTCGTTCTGATGGCCTTGCCACTGCTCATTCCGTGGAACGTCGTCGGCACCATCTGGCAGGTCTTCGGTCGCGTCGACATCGGTCTTCTCGGCTATTCGCTCAACGCGCTCGGCTTCGACTACAATTACACGCAGAACCCGATGCATGCCTGGGTCACCATCATCGTGATGGATGTCTGGCACTGGACGAGCCTTGTCGTGCTGCTCTGCTATGCCGGTCTCGTCTCCATCCCGGATGCCTATTACCAGGCCGCAAAGATTGACGGCGCATCGCGCTGGTCCGTGTTCCGCTTCATTCAGCTGCCGAAGATGAAGCGCGTCCTTTTGATCGCAGTCCTTCTGCGCTTCATGGATAGCTTCATGATCTACACCGAGCCCTTCGTTCTGACAGGTGGTGGCCCCGGCAATTCGACCACCTTCCTGTCGATCGATCTCGTCAAGATGGCGGTCGGCCAGTTCGACCTTGGTCCGGCGGCGGCAATGTCGATCATCTACTTCCTGATCATCCTGGCTCTGTCCTGGGTTTTCTACACCGTCATGACCAACAGTGACGCGAAGGGCTGA
- a CDS encoding carbohydrate ABC transporter permease, translating into MKSTDNRTNLGFLVPTIYIIFLLLPIYWLVNMSFKTNAEITGAFSLWPVNPTLANYAVIFTDPSWYKGYINSIIYVCMNTVIAVAVALPAAYAFSRYRFLGDKHLFFWLLTNRMAPPAVFALPFFQLYSAFGLIDTHIAVAIAHCLFNVPLAVWILEGFMSGVPKEIDETAYIDGYSFPKFFVKIFMPLIASGIGVAAFFCFMFSWVELLIARTLTTTDAKPIAAIMTRTVSASGMDWGVLAAAGVLTIIPGALVIYFVRNYIAKGFALGRV; encoded by the coding sequence ATGAAAAGCACTGACAACCGCACCAATCTCGGCTTTCTGGTCCCGACGATCTACATCATCTTCCTGCTGCTGCCGATCTATTGGCTCGTCAACATGAGCTTCAAGACGAATGCGGAGATTACGGGCGCCTTCTCGCTTTGGCCCGTCAACCCGACACTTGCCAACTATGCGGTGATCTTCACCGATCCCTCCTGGTACAAGGGCTACATCAACTCGATCATCTATGTGTGCATGAACACCGTGATCGCGGTTGCTGTTGCCCTTCCGGCAGCCTACGCCTTCTCGCGCTACAGGTTCCTTGGTGACAAGCATCTGTTCTTCTGGCTGCTGACCAACCGCATGGCACCGCCGGCCGTCTTTGCACTGCCCTTCTTCCAGCTCTATTCCGCCTTCGGCCTGATCGACACGCATATCGCAGTCGCGATCGCACACTGCCTATTCAACGTGCCGCTGGCTGTCTGGATCCTCGAAGGCTTCATGTCGGGCGTGCCGAAGGAGATCGACGAGACGGCCTATATCGACGGCTATTCCTTCCCGAAGTTCTTCGTGAAGATCTTCATGCCGCTGATTGCGTCCGGCATCGGTGTCGCTGCCTTCTTCTGCTTCATGTTCTCCTGGGTCGAACTGCTGATCGCCCGCACGCTGACCACGACGGATGCCAAGCCGATCGCTGCCATCATGACGCGTACGGTCTCGGCCTCGGGCATGGACTGGGGCGTGCTCGCAGCCGCCGGCGTGCTGACGATCATACCCGGGGCGCTCGTCATCTATTTCGTCCGCAACTATATCGCCAAGGGCTTTGCCCTGGGCCGCGTCTGA
- a CDS encoding DUF2160 domain-containing protein, with protein sequence MDFTWMAWTMPTTIFFVVIFSLILSMAVWEYLSPGGNPRTGILRFETTRGDRLFVSLLGSAFINLAWLGLVGPNLWWALALSVVYAIGVFRYV encoded by the coding sequence ATGGACTTTACATGGATGGCCTGGACGATGCCGACGACGATTTTCTTCGTCGTGATCTTTAGCCTGATTCTGTCGATGGCGGTCTGGGAGTATCTGTCCCCGGGCGGCAATCCGCGGACCGGCATCCTGCGCTTCGAAACCACCCGTGGCGACCGTCTTTTCGTGTCGCTGCTCGGGTCGGCTTTTATCAATCTCGCTTGGCTCGGTCTTGTTGGACCGAACCTGTGGTGGGCTCTTGCTCTCTCCGTAGTCTACGCCATCGGCGTTTTCCGCTACGTCTAG
- a CDS encoding cisplatin damage response ATP-dependent DNA ligase, whose amino-acid sequence MKAFARLLDRLVLTPSRNGKLTLLVDYFRQTPDPDRGYALAALTEGLDIKGVKPALLKELVLERMDPILFQYSYDYVGDLAETISLVWEPQTLEAEDEQDFESLSKIVERLQRLGRNETRAVMRDLFDRLDTSERFALIKLVTGGLRIGVSARLTKQALALYGDKDIVDIEGLWHGLKPPYTELFAWLEGRIEKPVLSTPAIFHSVMLSTPIEDRDLPNLDPNDFAAEWKWDGIRVQLSCSGGRSRLYSRSGDDISSAFPDIVEAAQLEGVIDGELLVGGTSRTNAPTRTFSDLQQRLNRKTVTAKMLEDYPVFIRAYDILFDGDVDVRPETFLTRRERLSALVERQEPRRFDLSPLVSFSTWEELEQLRATPPDPVIEGVMLKRLDSSYQAGRAKGPWFKWKRDPMNADAVLMYAQRGHGKRSSYYSDFTFGVWTAIPGEGDVLVPVGKAYFGFTDEELEVLDRFVRNNTVERFGPVRSLRAEPEHGFVVEVAFEGLARSTRHKSGIAMRFPRIARLRQDKLPRDADRLETLVAML is encoded by the coding sequence ATGAAGGCCTTTGCCCGCCTCCTCGATCGCCTCGTGCTGACACCCAGCCGCAACGGTAAGCTGACGTTACTGGTGGATTATTTCCGGCAGACGCCTGATCCTGACCGTGGCTATGCGCTGGCCGCGCTCACCGAAGGTCTCGACATCAAGGGCGTGAAGCCGGCGCTGCTGAAGGAATTGGTGCTGGAGCGGATGGACCCGATCCTGTTTCAATATTCCTATGACTACGTGGGTGACCTCGCCGAGACCATCTCGCTGGTATGGGAGCCGCAGACGCTTGAGGCCGAGGACGAGCAGGATTTCGAAAGCCTGTCAAAGATCGTCGAGCGCCTGCAACGTCTGGGGCGCAACGAAACACGCGCCGTCATGCGCGATCTCTTCGACCGGCTGGACACGTCGGAGCGGTTCGCGCTGATCAAGCTCGTCACAGGGGGGCTCCGGATCGGGGTCTCGGCGCGGCTGACGAAACAGGCGCTGGCACTCTATGGCGACAAAGACATCGTCGATATCGAGGGCCTCTGGCACGGGCTGAAGCCGCCATATACGGAACTGTTCGCGTGGCTGGAGGGTCGGATCGAGAAGCCTGTCCTGTCGACGCCAGCGATTTTCCATTCGGTGATGCTCTCCACACCGATCGAAGACAGGGATCTGCCCAATCTCGATCCAAACGACTTCGCTGCCGAATGGAAGTGGGACGGCATTCGCGTGCAGCTCTCCTGCTCCGGAGGCAGGAGCCGGCTCTATTCGCGCTCGGGCGACGACATCTCCAGCGCCTTCCCCGATATCGTCGAGGCGGCCCAGCTCGAGGGCGTGATCGACGGGGAATTGCTCGTCGGTGGCACCTCGCGGACCAATGCGCCGACGCGCACCTTTTCCGATCTCCAGCAGCGTCTCAATCGTAAGACGGTGACCGCCAAGATGCTGGAAGATTATCCGGTCTTCATCCGTGCTTACGACATCCTGTTCGACGGTGATGTGGATGTGCGGCCCGAGACCTTTCTCACACGCCGCGAGCGGCTGAGCGCACTGGTCGAGCGGCAAGAGCCGCGCCGGTTCGATCTGTCGCCGCTCGTCTCCTTCTCGACCTGGGAAGAGCTGGAGCAACTGCGTGCCACCCCACCTGATCCTGTGATCGAAGGGGTGATGCTGAAGCGGCTGGATAGCAGCTACCAGGCCGGGCGCGCCAAGGGGCCGTGGTTCAAGTGGAAACGCGACCCTATGAATGCCGATGCCGTGCTGATGTATGCCCAGCGCGGGCATGGCAAACGCTCCAGCTACTATTCGGACTTCACCTTCGGGGTCTGGACGGCGATCCCCGGCGAAGGGGATGTGCTGGTCCCAGTCGGCAAGGCTTACTTTGGCTTCACCGATGAGGAACTCGAAGTGCTCGACCGCTTCGTGCGCAACAACACGGTGGAGCGCTTCGGCCCGGTCCGGAGTCTTCGGGCAGAACCCGAGCATGGCTTTGTCGTCGAGGTGGCCTTTGAGGGGCTGGCGCGGTCGACCCGGCATAAATCCGGGATCGCGATGCGGTTTCCCCGCATCGCGCGTCTGCGTCAGGACAAATTGCCCAGGGATGCCGACCGGTTGGAGACGCTGGTCGCGATGCTCTGA